One Dermacentor silvarum isolate Dsil-2018 chromosome 10, BIME_Dsil_1.4, whole genome shotgun sequence genomic window carries:
- the LOC119431692 gene encoding uncharacterized protein LOC119431692: protein MSDSDNIVERLLEAIKEHPCVYDTKRLDFRDQQRKENAWEQIRQSSGLATVEECHKLWKRLRDRFTRELKVIELATRSGSGYVPRQTWEFAAAMEFYKQCGRPRKTTSNVGSAGLPGEEDSASTPEAIFHTMVDGTTTPPPTSSNDVSLEAPAANPWEPACQGDRTVGEPPSKRPKKSQSCDYFEQQLLSQLGKQMTENEAFAQSIAMSLDRMPRAVASRCKARIMALIAEFDDS, encoded by the exons ATGTCCGACTCCGATAACATTGTTGAGCGGCTGCTGGAAGCCATTAAAGAACACCCCTGTGTCTATGACACAAAACGACTGGATTTCCGCGACCAGCAGCGCAAGGAAAACGCATGGGAGCAGATCAGGCAGAGCAGCGGTCTCGCCACAG TGGAAGAATGCCACAAGCTGTGGAAGCGGTTAAGGGACCGGTTCACCCGCGAGCTCAAAGTTATCGAGCTCGCGACGAGGAGCGGCAGCGGATACGTGCCGAGGCAAACGTGGGAGTTCGCCGCTGCCATGGAATTCTACAAGCAGTGTGGTCGTCCGAGGAA aacaacCAGCAACGTGGGCTCGGCGGGCCTACCAGGAGAGGAAGATAGTGCCTCCACTCCAGAGGCAATTTTTCATACAATGGTAGATGGAACGACAACGCCACCACCCACCAGCAGCAACGACGTTAGCCTGGAAGCCCCAGCAGCAAATCCTTGGGAACCTGCTTGCCAGGGAGATCGCACGGTGGGGGAGCCACCCTCAAAACGACCCAAAAAGTCGCAAAGTTGCGACTACTTTGAGCAGCAACTCCTTTCCCAACTTGGCAAGCAGATGACTGAGAATGAGGCATTTGCACAGTCTATAGCCATGAGCCTTGACAGAATGCCAAGGGCAGTTGCTTCTAGGTGCAAGGCAAGAATAATGGCGCTCATCGCCGAATTTGATGACTCTTAG